The proteins below come from a single Caulobacter flavus genomic window:
- a CDS encoding crotonase/enoyl-CoA hydratase family protein translates to MGTETPSDYSCFTVEVEAGVAHLKLIRAESFNSMTRAFWRELPAIVGDLDRRGGVRAIVISSTGKHFSAGMDLSVFADEGITGGEPVDRHVAAEAFRHKVKGLQETFSCLERARMPVIMAIQGGCIGGAVDFATACDIRYATADAYFVIQEINIGMTADVGTFPRLCKLIPEGWVKELAYTGRKLPAAKALELGLVNAVFDSHEAVVAHALETAREIASKTPLAVTGSKVIINYARDHSVADTLDYLAVWQSGMLAGPHMAEAFAAKAGKREPVYPDLAPIKAGI, encoded by the coding sequence ATGGGTACTGAAACACCGTCCGACTATAGCTGCTTCACGGTAGAGGTCGAAGCGGGCGTCGCCCACCTGAAGCTGATAAGGGCGGAAAGCTTCAACTCCATGACGCGTGCGTTCTGGCGGGAGCTGCCGGCGATCGTCGGCGACCTGGATCGGCGGGGCGGGGTGCGGGCCATCGTCATTTCGTCGACCGGCAAGCACTTCAGCGCCGGCATGGACCTTTCGGTGTTCGCCGACGAGGGGATCACCGGCGGCGAGCCGGTCGACCGCCACGTGGCCGCCGAGGCCTTCCGTCACAAGGTGAAGGGCCTGCAGGAGACCTTCTCGTGCCTGGAGCGGGCGCGGATGCCGGTGATCATGGCCATACAGGGCGGCTGCATCGGCGGGGCGGTCGACTTCGCCACCGCCTGCGACATCCGCTACGCGACCGCCGACGCCTATTTCGTGATCCAGGAGATCAACATCGGCATGACCGCCGACGTCGGCACCTTCCCGCGCCTGTGCAAGCTGATCCCCGAGGGCTGGGTCAAGGAACTGGCCTATACCGGCCGCAAGCTGCCGGCGGCCAAGGCCCTGGAACTGGGCCTGGTCAACGCCGTGTTCGACAGCCACGAGGCCGTAGTGGCCCACGCGCTGGAGACGGCGCGCGAGATCGCCTCCAAGACCCCGCTGGCGGTGACGGGCAGCAAGGTGATCATCAACTACGCCCGCGACCATTCCGTCGCCGACACCCTCGACTACCTGGCCGTCTGGCAGTCGGGCATGCTGGCCGGCCCGCACATGGCCGAGGCCTTCGCCGCCAAGGCCGGCAAGCGCGAGCCGGTCTATCCGGATCTCGCGCCGATCAAGGCGGGGATCTGA
- a CDS encoding SGNH/GDSL hydrolase family protein — translation MGLRGLLTAAALAALVPALALAQPRLVPVPEAAILAPLPAQTSGRVVAGSDGWTYQWPSARFEAAFAGEAVLFKVGTGDQVLQLSVDGAPVGRLVKPAPGLYRIEGLANGRHLVRASVVNEMQAAPARFGGFFLEGGRALPLAAPRRQIEFIGDSHSVGYGDASETRACPGDGVWMTTDNALAFGPLTAQRFGADRQVNAISGRGIVRNYDGMGGDTLPLAWPKALLGAAPAYANDDWRPQVVVINLGTNDFSTPLKAGEPWKDRQALRDDYVATYARFVQAIRARQPQAFVILLAPPSAENEIAAQVDRVAEALKAQGEARLTVIPVGEMELTGCDWHPSARDQQGISDRLSAFLDQHPEIWQGR, via the coding sequence ATGGGACTTCGAGGACTTCTGACGGCCGCGGCTCTGGCCGCCCTGGTTCCCGCCCTGGCGCTGGCCCAACCGCGCCTCGTTCCCGTCCCCGAAGCCGCCATCCTGGCGCCCCTGCCCGCCCAGACCAGCGGCCGCGTGGTCGCCGGCTCCGACGGCTGGACCTACCAGTGGCCGAGCGCCCGTTTCGAGGCCGCCTTCGCCGGCGAGGCGGTGCTGTTCAAGGTGGGGACCGGCGACCAGGTCCTGCAACTGTCCGTCGACGGCGCGCCGGTCGGCCGGCTGGTCAAGCCGGCGCCGGGCCTCTACCGCATCGAGGGCCTGGCCAACGGCCGCCATCTGGTGCGCGCCAGCGTCGTCAACGAGATGCAGGCCGCCCCCGCCCGCTTCGGCGGCTTCTTTCTCGAGGGCGGCCGCGCCCTGCCGCTGGCCGCGCCCCGCCGCCAGATCGAGTTCATCGGCGACTCCCACAGCGTCGGCTACGGCGACGCCTCGGAGACCCGCGCCTGCCCGGGCGACGGCGTCTGGATGACCACCGACAACGCCCTCGCCTTCGGCCCGCTGACCGCCCAGCGCTTCGGCGCCGACCGCCAGGTCAACGCGATCTCCGGCCGGGGGATCGTGCGCAACTACGACGGCATGGGCGGCGACACCCTGCCGCTGGCCTGGCCCAAGGCCCTGCTGGGCGCCGCGCCGGCCTACGCCAACGACGACTGGCGTCCGCAGGTGGTGGTCATCAACCTGGGCACCAACGACTTCTCCACCCCGCTGAAGGCCGGCGAGCCGTGGAAGGACCGCCAGGCGCTGCGCGACGACTACGTGGCCACCTACGCCCGCTTCGTCCAGGCGATCCGCGCCCGCCAGCCCCAGGCCTTCGTGATCCTCCTGGCCCCGCCCAGCGCCGAGAACGAGATCGCCGCCCAGGTCGATCGCGTCGCCGAGGCCCTGAAGGCCCAGGGCGAGGCCCGCCTGACCGTCATCCCGGTCGGCGAGATGGAGCTGACCGGTTGCGACTGGCATCCCTCGGCCCGCGACCAGCAGGGCATCTCCGACCGCCTGTCGGCCTTCCTCGACCAGCATCCGGAGATCTGGCAGGGGCGGTGA
- a CDS encoding pentapeptide repeat-containing protein has protein sequence MSPLPAQSPQSLIRKAPAAAVKAAVEAHGRYMKGLPGGRRATLAYLDLSHFELDGADLSEADLTGALLAGASLRGAVLDRAVLYGADLRDADLRGARLTRVDMRGAYLRGANLSGADLSGCDLREGLTAVQDGAEGFRLLRHAEDGAGLDYALLKGAKMSGAQMSGAFARAADLTDADLSGATLSGARLNNATMNRVDMTGAEIFGADLSGALLRRAVMTGVDTSGANLEDADLAEVLRAPPPLIYVDDQPLHELLEAHEAFCASGGAKGRAISIPQVDFRPLRRLKGRKLSGLSAPGAIFFGMDLEGAELQGANLVGADLRGANLRKADLRGARLADADLARADLSGAKLGPLVIGEGRALRADLTRAILRGANLSGASAARARLIGADLSRAVLAGCDLRGAELPEGFVPPKG, from the coding sequence ATGTCGCCCCTTCCCGCCCAATCGCCGCAGAGCCTGATCCGCAAGGCTCCCGCCGCCGCCGTCAAGGCCGCGGTGGAGGCGCACGGCCGCTACATGAAGGGCCTGCCGGGCGGCCGGCGCGCGACCCTGGCCTATCTGGACCTGTCGCACTTCGAGCTCGACGGCGCCGACCTCTCCGAGGCCGACCTGACCGGGGCGCTGCTGGCCGGAGCCTCGCTGCGCGGCGCGGTGCTGGACAGGGCGGTGCTGTACGGCGCCGACTTGCGCGACGCCGACCTGCGCGGCGCGCGCCTGACCCGCGTCGACATGCGCGGAGCCTATCTGCGCGGCGCCAACCTGTCGGGCGCCGACCTTTCCGGCTGCGACCTGCGCGAAGGCCTGACGGCCGTGCAGGACGGGGCCGAGGGCTTTCGCCTGCTGCGCCACGCCGAGGACGGGGCCGGCCTCGACTACGCCCTGCTGAAGGGCGCCAAGATGAGCGGGGCCCAGATGTCGGGCGCCTTCGCCCGCGCCGCCGACCTGACCGACGCCGACCTCTCGGGCGCCACGCTGTCGGGCGCGCGCCTGAACAACGCCACCATGAACCGGGTCGACATGACCGGCGCCGAGATCTTCGGGGCCGACCTGTCGGGCGCCCTGCTGCGGCGGGCGGTGATGACCGGGGTCGACACCTCGGGCGCCAACCTGGAAGACGCCGATCTGGCCGAGGTGCTGCGCGCCCCGCCGCCGCTGATCTATGTCGACGACCAGCCGCTGCACGAACTGCTCGAGGCGCACGAGGCGTTCTGCGCCAGCGGCGGCGCCAAGGGTCGGGCGATCAGCATCCCGCAGGTCGACTTCCGTCCATTACGCCGCCTCAAGGGCCGCAAGCTGAGCGGCCTGTCGGCCCCCGGCGCGATCTTCTTCGGCATGGATCTGGAGGGCGCCGAACTGCAGGGCGCCAATCTGGTCGGCGCCGACCTGCGCGGCGCCAACCTGCGCAAGGCCGACCTGCGCGGCGCACGCCTGGCCGACGCCGACCTGGCCCGCGCCGACCTGTCGGGCGCAAAGCTCGGCCCGCTGGTGATCGGCGAGGGCCGCGCCCTGCGCGCCGACCTGACCCGCGCCATCCTGCGCGGCGCCAACCTGTCGGGCGCCAGCGCCGCCCGCGCCCGCCTGATCGGCGCAGACCTGTCGCGCGCCGTCCTCGCCGGCTGCGACCTGCGCGGGGCCGAACTGCCCGAAGGCTTCGTTCCGCCGAAGGGCTGA
- the corA gene encoding magnesium/cobalt transporter CorA, translated as MLRVLRQGAPGFEPGGLTPDWRLPADAVWIELVDPTRAEEVAVEQSIGLLLPTREEMAEIEASSRLYQEDGGTFMTATILVNAEGELPTAAPVTFVLAGDKLVTIRYVEPRAFSVFAAQAERQPSLCPHGPQTFLGLLDAVVDRTADILERTASEVETQSRTIFSRPRGAAFEKILSRLGRAQNVNAKARDSLVSLARLLSFASLAEQFEGDKELRDHLKSLQRDVQSITDHSSYLSGNITFLLDAALGFINIEQNQIFKIFSVFSVVFLPPTMIAGIYGMNFEHMPELRWMEGYPLALCMMLAAALIPLIWFRRKGWL; from the coding sequence ATGCTGAGAGTTCTCCGACAAGGCGCCCCGGGCTTCGAGCCCGGCGGCCTGACGCCCGACTGGCGGCTGCCGGCCGACGCCGTCTGGATCGAGCTCGTCGACCCCACCCGCGCCGAAGAGGTGGCCGTCGAGCAGTCGATCGGCCTCTTGCTGCCCACCCGCGAGGAGATGGCCGAGATCGAGGCCTCCTCGCGCCTCTATCAGGAGGACGGCGGCACCTTCATGACCGCCACGATCCTGGTCAACGCCGAGGGCGAGCTGCCCACGGCCGCGCCGGTGACCTTCGTGCTGGCCGGCGACAAGCTGGTGACCATCCGTTACGTCGAGCCGCGCGCCTTCTCGGTGTTCGCCGCCCAGGCCGAGCGCCAGCCCAGCCTGTGCCCGCACGGTCCGCAGACCTTCCTGGGCCTGCTCGACGCCGTGGTCGACCGCACCGCCGACATCCTCGAGCGCACCGCCAGCGAGGTCGAGACCCAGTCGCGCACCATCTTCAGCCGTCCGCGCGGCGCGGCCTTCGAGAAGATCCTCAGCCGCCTGGGGCGGGCCCAGAACGTCAACGCCAAGGCCCGCGACAGCCTGGTCAGCCTGGCGCGCCTGCTGTCGTTCGCCAGCCTCGCCGAGCAGTTCGAGGGCGACAAGGAGCTGCGCGACCACCTGAAATCGCTGCAGCGCGACGTGCAGTCGATCACCGATCACTCCAGCTACCTGTCGGGCAACATCACCTTCCTGCTCGACGCTGCGCTCGGCTTCATCAACATCGAGCAGAACCAGATCTTCAAGATCTTCTCGGTGTTCTCGGTCGTGTTCCTGCCCCCGACCATGATCGCGGGGATCTACGGCATGAACTTCGAGCACATGCCCGAGCTGCGCTGGATGGAGGGCTATCCGCTAGCCCTGTGCATGATGCTGGCCGCGGCGTTGATCCCGCTGATCTGGTTCCGGCGAAAAGGCTGGCTGTGA
- a CDS encoding CHAP domain-containing protein: protein MTKRKRALWGSLAAAAMISLAPISSAVADGYWQCVPFARLMSGIQIFGDARTWWGQATGKYDTGFTPKAGAVLCFKPTGRMNLGHVAFVSQVLTDRVIQVTHANWSVMNGARGQIEKDVTVVDVSPEGDWSQVKVWYDPIRDLGTTVYPTHGFIYQNQQAVTIAAATSKLALAQNAAVSLAKQAANQVASSVRANPLDMINQAADSTDRIAALIAAAQGDDKQAQQPR, encoded by the coding sequence ATGACGAAACGGAAGAGAGCCCTTTGGGGTTCCCTGGCCGCTGCGGCCATGATCAGCCTCGCGCCGATCTCGAGCGCCGTGGCCGACGGGTACTGGCAGTGCGTGCCTTTCGCCCGCTTGATGTCGGGCATCCAGATCTTCGGCGACGCCCGCACCTGGTGGGGCCAGGCCACCGGCAAGTACGACACCGGCTTCACGCCGAAGGCCGGCGCCGTCCTCTGCTTCAAGCCCACCGGCCGCATGAACCTCGGCCACGTGGCCTTTGTTTCGCAAGTCCTGACCGACCGGGTGATCCAGGTCACCCACGCCAACTGGTCCGTCATGAACGGCGCCCGCGGCCAGATCGAGAAGGACGTCACCGTCGTCGACGTCTCGCCGGAAGGCGACTGGAGCCAGGTCAAGGTCTGGTACGACCCGATCCGCGACCTGGGCACCACGGTCTATCCGACCCACGGCTTCATCTACCAGAACCAGCAGGCGGTCACGATCGCCGCGGCCACCAGCAAGCTGGCGCTCGCCCAGAACGCCGCCGTGTCGCTGGCCAAGCAGGCCGCCAACCAGGTTGCTTCGTCGGTCCGCGCCAACCCGCTGGACATGATCAACCAGGCCGCCGACTCCACCGACCGCATCGCCGCCCTGATCGCCGCCGCCCAAGGCGACGACAAGCAGGCCCAGCAGCCGCGCTGA
- a CDS encoding acyltransferase family protein — protein MPDAAHIKPLTALRFFAALWVVMYHYWPNLAVAGAVPGVVAKGYLGVEAFFVLSGFILCHVYLTAFGEGRFGYGGFLWNRLARVYPLHLFTLAGVGAMALVAGIAGIAVDRNMLAWEALPANLLLVQAWGFARVSGWNHPSWSISAEWFAYLSFPAFAFVAWRLRNRPLVLTGAALLVIAALYPAFEKLAGFPLTEATIRWGALRIVPCFFYGCALYTLWKNQDVSLRGAGIGAAFAALLLLATVQLQAPDALIVTILGGFILSLARLAKAGSTFASQSLFVYLGEISYSTYMICIPWKILAINGAAKLLNIESDKLPLAVWALIVAALVPLSAASYHLVEKPARDFMKSVAKRRRSTAATATVA, from the coding sequence ATGCCTGACGCCGCCCATATCAAGCCCCTAACCGCCTTGCGGTTTTTCGCCGCCCTGTGGGTGGTGATGTACCACTACTGGCCAAACCTCGCCGTGGCCGGCGCGGTTCCCGGCGTGGTGGCCAAGGGCTATCTGGGCGTCGAGGCGTTCTTCGTCCTGTCGGGCTTCATTCTCTGCCACGTCTACCTGACCGCCTTCGGGGAAGGCCGGTTCGGCTATGGCGGCTTCCTGTGGAACCGGCTGGCGCGGGTCTATCCGCTGCACCTGTTCACGCTGGCGGGCGTCGGCGCCATGGCGCTGGTCGCCGGCATCGCCGGCATCGCCGTCGACAGGAACATGCTGGCCTGGGAGGCCCTGCCGGCCAACCTGCTGCTGGTCCAGGCCTGGGGCTTCGCCCGGGTGTCGGGCTGGAACCACCCCTCGTGGTCGATCTCGGCCGAGTGGTTCGCCTATCTTTCCTTCCCGGCCTTCGCCTTCGTGGCCTGGCGACTGCGTAACCGACCGCTGGTGCTGACCGGCGCCGCCCTGCTGGTGATCGCCGCCCTCTATCCGGCCTTCGAAAAGCTGGCCGGCTTCCCGCTGACCGAGGCGACGATCCGCTGGGGCGCCCTGCGCATCGTGCCGTGCTTCTTCTATGGCTGCGCGCTCTACACCCTGTGGAAGAACCAGGACGTGAGCCTGCGCGGCGCGGGAATCGGCGCCGCCTTCGCCGCCCTCCTGCTGCTCGCCACGGTGCAGCTTCAGGCGCCCGATGCGTTGATCGTGACCATTTTGGGCGGATTTATTCTATCGCTGGCGCGCCTGGCCAAGGCCGGTTCGACCTTCGCTTCGCAGAGCCTTTTCGTGTATCTGGGCGAGATCAGCTACTCGACCTACATGATCTGCATCCCGTGGAAGATCCTGGCGATCAACGGTGCGGCAAAGCTTTTGAATATAGAGAGCGACAAACTGCCGCTGGCCGTCTGGGCGTTAATCGTCGCAGCCTTGGTTCCGCTGTCGGCGGCCTCGTACCACCTGGTGGAAAAGCCGGCCCGAGACTTCATGAAATCTGTGGCCAAGCGACGCCGTAGCACGGCGGCAACCGCTACTGTGGCCTAA
- a CDS encoding TerC family protein, whose translation MNELLHLATDPGAWAALVTLVTMEIVLGIDNLVFISILSNRLPPEHRQRVRRIGISLALIMRLALLSTIAFIVGLTAPVFNLGIVGPLGSHGEPAFETAFSWRDLILIAGGLFLIWKATKEIHHTVDPKHESGDVLDKTGVVISNVGAAIFQIILLDLVFSIDSILTAVGMTDHLPIMVIAVIAAVTVMLLAADPLGNFINANPTVVMLALGFLLMIGTVLIAEGFGVHVPKGYIYTAMAFSAGVEGLNMLSRRASERKHKKE comes from the coding sequence ATGAACGAACTCCTTCACCTCGCCACCGACCCGGGCGCCTGGGCCGCCCTCGTCACCCTGGTGACCATGGAAATCGTCCTCGGGATCGACAACCTCGTCTTCATCTCGATCCTGTCGAACCGGCTTCCGCCCGAGCATCGCCAGCGCGTGCGCCGCATCGGCATCTCGCTGGCGCTGATCATGCGTCTGGCCCTGCTGTCGACCATCGCCTTCATCGTCGGCCTGACCGCCCCGGTGTTCAATCTGGGCATCGTCGGCCCGCTGGGCAGCCACGGCGAGCCTGCCTTCGAGACCGCCTTCTCGTGGCGCGACCTGATCCTGATCGCCGGCGGCCTGTTCCTGATCTGGAAAGCCACCAAGGAAATCCACCACACGGTCGACCCCAAGCACGAGAGCGGCGACGTCCTCGACAAGACCGGCGTCGTGATCTCGAACGTCGGCGCGGCGATCTTCCAGATCATCCTGCTGGACCTGGTGTTCTCGATCGACTCGATCCTGACCGCCGTGGGCATGACCGACCACCTGCCGATCATGGTCATCGCCGTGATCGCCGCGGTGACCGTGATGCTGCTGGCCGCCGATCCGCTGGGCAACTTCATCAACGCCAACCCGACCGTGGTCATGCTGGCCCTGGGCTTCCTGCTGATGATCGGCACGGTGCTGATCGCCGAGGGCTTCGGGGTGCACGTGCCCAAGGGCTACATCTACACGGCCATGGCCTTCTCGGCCGGCGTCGAGGGGCTGAACATGCTCTCGCGCCGGGCTTCGGAGCGGAAGCACAAGAAGGAGTAG
- the ybaL gene encoding YbaL family putative K(+) efflux transporter, producing MHHTSLIATIVAGLGLAFVFGALANRLKLPVLVGYLLAGVIVGPFTPGYVADQELAPQLAEIGVILLMFGVGLHFSVKDLMAVRKIAIPGAVAQITAATLMGVGLAVALGWGWGPGVVFGLALSVASTVVLLRALQERRLIETDRGRIAVGWLIVEDLAMVLALVLLPALSGVLGGAAPAHASGGILGAFAMTIGKVVAFVAFMLIVGRRVIPWILHRIAHTGSRELFRLAVLAIALGVAFGSAALFGVSFALGAFFAGMIMAESELSHQAANETLPLRDAFAVLFFVSIGMLFDPMVLLREPLAVLATVAIIVLGKSVAAYFIVVAFKRPKSVALTISVSLAQIGEFSFILAGLGVSLKLLPPEGRDLILAGAILSILLNPLLFAWLDKAMVKVSAGEGPSEPVAAAAQPHAVLVGYGRVGKTVAEGLRNRTPLVVIEDEVERAAELRAAGYEVVHGNAVRPEVLMQAGLDKATHVFVAVPSPFEAARIIEQARAANPDARIIARAYTDADVELLGQMGATEALIGEQEIARGMLQRAPRRAPPPAPAH from the coding sequence TTGCACCACACCTCGCTGATCGCCACCATCGTCGCGGGCCTGGGCCTGGCCTTCGTGTTCGGCGCGCTCGCCAATCGGTTGAAGCTGCCGGTGCTGGTCGGCTACCTGCTGGCGGGCGTCATCGTCGGCCCCTTCACGCCGGGCTACGTCGCCGACCAGGAGCTGGCCCCGCAGTTGGCGGAGATCGGCGTCATCCTGCTGATGTTCGGGGTGGGCCTGCACTTCTCGGTCAAGGACCTTATGGCGGTGCGCAAGATCGCCATCCCCGGCGCAGTGGCCCAGATCACCGCCGCCACCCTGATGGGCGTGGGCCTGGCCGTGGCGCTGGGCTGGGGCTGGGGTCCGGGCGTGGTGTTCGGCCTGGCGCTGTCGGTGGCCTCGACCGTGGTGCTGCTGCGGGCCCTGCAGGAGCGCCGGCTGATCGAGACCGACCGCGGCCGCATCGCCGTCGGCTGGCTGATCGTCGAGGACCTGGCCATGGTGCTGGCGCTGGTCCTGCTGCCGGCCCTGTCGGGCGTGCTGGGCGGCGCGGCCCCGGCCCACGCCTCGGGCGGCATACTGGGCGCCTTCGCCATGACCATCGGCAAGGTCGTCGCCTTCGTGGCCTTCATGCTGATCGTCGGCCGCCGGGTGATCCCGTGGATCCTGCACCGCATCGCCCACACCGGCTCGCGCGAGCTGTTCCGCCTGGCGGTGCTGGCCATCGCGCTGGGCGTGGCGTTCGGCTCGGCGGCGCTGTTCGGCGTGTCCTTCGCGCTGGGGGCCTTCTTCGCAGGCATGATCATGGCCGAGAGCGAGCTGTCGCATCAGGCCGCCAACGAGACCCTGCCGCTGCGCGACGCCTTCGCGGTTCTGTTCTTCGTCTCCATCGGCATGCTGTTCGACCCGATGGTGCTGCTGCGCGAGCCGCTGGCGGTGCTGGCCACGGTGGCGATCATCGTGCTGGGCAAGTCGGTGGCCGCCTATTTCATCGTCGTGGCCTTCAAGCGTCCCAAGAGCGTGGCCCTGACCATCTCGGTCAGCCTGGCCCAGATCGGCGAGTTCTCGTTCATCCTGGCCGGCCTGGGCGTGTCGCTGAAGCTGCTGCCGCCGGAAGGCCGCGACCTGATCCTGGCCGGCGCCATCCTGTCGATCCTGCTCAACCCGCTGCTGTTCGCCTGGCTGGACAAGGCCATGGTCAAGGTCTCGGCCGGAGAAGGCCCCAGCGAGCCGGTGGCCGCCGCCGCCCAGCCGCACGCCGTGCTGGTCGGCTACGGCCGGGTCGGCAAGACCGTGGCCGAGGGCCTGAGGAACCGCACGCCGCTGGTGGTGATCGAGGACGAGGTCGAGCGCGCCGCCGAGCTGCGCGCCGCCGGCTACGAGGTCGTCCACGGCAACGCCGTGCGCCCCGAGGTGCTGATGCAGGCGGGCCTCGACAAGGCCACCCACGTCTTCGTGGCGGTGCCCAGCCCCTTCGAGGCGGCGCGGATCATCGAGCAGGCCCGCGCGGCCAATCCCGACGCCCGCATCATCGCCCGCGCCTACACCGACGCCGACGTCGAGCTGCTGGGCCAGATGGGCGCCACCGAGGCGTTGATCGGCGAGCAGGAGATCGCCCGGGGGATGCTGCAGCGGGCCCCGCGACGGGCTCCGCCGCCGGCTCCGGCGCACTGA
- a CDS encoding helix-turn-helix domain-containing protein, translated as MPHAKILLPAQCRGARGLLNWSQGELADKAGVSRSTVKDFETERHALHHSTERLLIEALETGGAVLIPASETGEPGPGVRLKTTID; from the coding sequence ATGCCACACGCAAAAATTCTCCTTCCTGCCCAGTGTCGGGGCGCCCGCGGGCTGCTCAACTGGTCGCAAGGCGAGCTCGCGGACAAGGCGGGGGTGTCGCGCAGCACGGTCAAGGACTTCGAGACCGAGCGCCACGCCTTGCACCATAGCACCGAAAGGCTCCTCATCGAGGCGCTGGAGACGGGCGGCGCTGTGCTGATCCCGGCCTCGGAGACCGGCGAGCCGGGCCCGGGCGTTCGGCTGAAGACGACCATCGACTAG
- a CDS encoding cation:proton antiporter: MNHEVSPADYKDLVLFLATAGIVAPLFKRLRINPILGFLLAGVILGPFGLGRLIPIAPWLDYVTVDNPDEIAQLAEFGVVFLLFMIGLELSWERLRLLRKYVFGLGAAQVIGCSLALGAVAMMLGQTPVAALAIGSALTLSSTAIAVPVLAERKRLHAEGGRATFSVLLFQDLAVAPILITLAILGRGHGEFDARGLLALLPAAMGLGVIVLVGRLALRPMMRSVAKAKSEEMFMAACLLVIISAGLVSSLSGLSMALGAFVAGVLLAETEYRHEVEVKIEPFKGLLLSLFFVSLGIRLDLSLLVASPVLVLGTAVGLVVVKAVMVFGLGRLFGLSNRASGEAALALAAGGEFAFVLLANAMDAEVVEPAVGQAVLVAATLTMFLIPVLTGVGARLGRKAPAETTEAPDGVDLSVEEPKGRVLVVGFGRVGRLVGEMLDRHDLPWIAIDRDPRLVEQGRRAGHRVYFGDAARVELLERCGLDHARAVVVTMDGPEAAEAVVAAARGHRPDLTIVARARDARHAARLYELGATDAVPETIEASLQLSEAVLVDIGVPMGLVIASIHERRDEYRKVLNRPDALGGRRRRLRDAG; this comes from the coding sequence TTGAACCACGAGGTTTCACCGGCGGACTACAAGGACCTGGTCCTGTTCCTGGCCACGGCCGGGATCGTCGCGCCGCTGTTCAAGCGCCTTCGCATCAATCCCATCCTCGGCTTCCTGCTGGCCGGCGTGATCCTGGGGCCGTTCGGCCTGGGCCGGCTGATCCCGATCGCGCCGTGGCTGGACTACGTCACCGTCGACAATCCCGACGAAATCGCCCAGCTGGCCGAGTTCGGCGTCGTCTTCCTGCTGTTCATGATCGGGCTGGAGCTGTCGTGGGAGCGGCTGCGGCTTCTGCGCAAGTACGTGTTCGGCCTGGGGGCGGCCCAGGTGATCGGCTGCTCGCTGGCGCTGGGCGCGGTGGCGATGATGCTGGGCCAGACGCCGGTGGCGGCGCTGGCCATCGGCTCGGCCCTGACCCTGTCGTCCACCGCCATCGCCGTGCCGGTGCTGGCCGAGCGCAAGCGTCTGCACGCCGAAGGGGGGCGCGCGACCTTCTCGGTGCTGCTGTTCCAGGATCTGGCGGTGGCCCCGATCCTGATCACCCTGGCGATCCTGGGGCGCGGCCACGGCGAGTTCGACGCGCGCGGCCTCCTGGCCCTGCTGCCCGCGGCCATGGGCCTGGGCGTCATCGTGCTGGTCGGGCGCCTGGCGCTGCGCCCGATGATGCGCTCGGTCGCCAAGGCCAAGAGCGAAGAGATGTTCATGGCCGCCTGCCTGCTGGTGATCATCAGCGCGGGCCTGGTCAGCTCCTTGTCGGGTCTGTCGATGGCGCTGGGGGCGTTCGTCGCCGGCGTGCTGCTGGCCGAGACCGAGTATCGCCACGAGGTCGAGGTCAAGATCGAGCCGTTCAAGGGCCTTCTGCTGTCGCTGTTCTTCGTGTCGCTGGGCATTCGCCTGGACCTGTCGCTGCTGGTCGCCTCGCCGGTGCTGGTGCTGGGCACGGCGGTCGGGCTGGTGGTGGTCAAGGCCGTGATGGTGTTCGGCCTGGGCCGGCTGTTCGGCCTCTCCAACCGCGCCTCGGGCGAGGCGGCCCTGGCCCTGGCGGCCGGCGGCGAGTTCGCCTTCGTGCTGCTGGCCAACGCGATGGACGCCGAGGTGGTCGAGCCGGCCGTCGGCCAGGCGGTGCTGGTGGCCGCCACCCTGACCATGTTCCTGATCCCGGTCCTGACCGGCGTCGGCGCGCGGCTGGGCCGCAAGGCGCCCGCCGAGACCACCGAGGCGCCGGACGGCGTCGACCTGTCGGTGGAGGAGCCCAAGGGCCGGGTGCTGGTGGTCGGCTTCGGCCGGGTCGGCCGGCTGGTCGGCGAGATGCTCGACCGCCACGACCTGCCCTGGATCGCCATCGACCGCGACCCGCGCCTGGTGGAGCAGGGCCGTCGCGCCGGCCACCGGGTCTATTTCGGCGACGCCGCGCGGGTGGAGCTGCTGGAGCGCTGCGGTCTGGACCATGCTCGGGCGGTGGTCGTCACCATGGATGGTCCCGAGGCCGCCGAGGCGGTGGTGGCCGCCGCGCGCGGGCATCGCCCCGACCTGACCATCGTCGCCCGGGCGCGCGACGCCCGCCATGCCGCGCGCCTCTACGAACTGGGCGCCACCGACGCGGTGCCCGAGACCATCGAGGCCTCGCTGCAGCTGTCGGAGGCCGTGCTGGTCGACATCGGCGTGCCGATGGGCCTGGTCATCGCCTCGATCCACGAGCGCCGCGACGAGTACCGCAAGGTGCTCAACCGGCCCGACGCGCTGGGCGGCCGGCGCCGGCGACTGCGCGACGCGGGCTGA